The Corynebacterium confusum genome has a window encoding:
- a CDS encoding sodium:solute symporter family protein — MQQALRLDASWVDYLLVAVYFAFVLGIGWAAKARVSSSIDFFLSGRGLPAWVTGLAFVSANLGAVEIIGMSANGVEYGFQTMHYFWIGAVPAMVFLGIVMMPFYYGSKVRSVPEFMRKRFGSGAHLVNAISFALAQLLIAGVNLFLLATIVEALLGWPQWVALVIAGIIVLSYISLGGLSAAIYNEVLQFFVIVATLAPLTIIGLNRVGGWQGLKDAAAQESHFHTWPGTDISGFDSPFWSVVGIVLGLGFVLSFGYWTTNFVEVQRAMASDSISAARKTPIIGAFPKMFIPFLVVIPGMVASVLIADLVEGTAEPNDAILLLMRDLLPNGLLGVAIAGLLASFMAGMAANISAFNTVISYDIWQTYVVKDRSDDYYLRFGRWATVGATVIAMFTALLARNFGNIMDYLQTLFGFFNAPLFATFILGMFWKRMTPHAGWSGLTAGTLAAIGYWYIANFTDATATLFNLPGQGTAFVAAGIAFATDIIVSVVVTLFTTPKPDHELVGFVSSVTPKGHFEDYTEASLPWYQRTVPLGIICMVLVIVLNVIFA; from the coding sequence GTGCAGCAAGCACTACGGCTCGACGCCTCGTGGGTCGACTACCTCTTGGTGGCCGTCTACTTCGCGTTCGTGCTGGGCATCGGCTGGGCCGCCAAGGCCCGCGTGTCCTCCTCCATCGACTTCTTCCTCTCCGGGCGCGGCCTGCCCGCGTGGGTGACCGGCCTGGCGTTCGTCTCCGCGAACCTGGGCGCGGTGGAGATCATCGGCATGTCCGCCAACGGTGTGGAATACGGCTTCCAGACCATGCACTACTTCTGGATAGGCGCGGTCCCGGCGATGGTCTTCCTTGGCATCGTCATGATGCCGTTCTACTACGGCTCCAAGGTCCGCTCCGTGCCGGAGTTCATGCGCAAGCGCTTCGGCAGCGGCGCGCACCTGGTCAACGCCATCTCCTTTGCGCTCGCGCAGCTGCTCATCGCCGGCGTGAATCTCTTCCTGCTGGCCACCATCGTGGAGGCCCTGCTGGGCTGGCCGCAGTGGGTGGCCCTGGTGATCGCCGGCATCATCGTGCTGTCGTATATCTCCCTGGGCGGGCTGTCCGCCGCGATCTACAACGAGGTCCTGCAGTTCTTCGTCATCGTCGCCACCCTGGCGCCGCTGACCATCATCGGCCTGAACCGCGTGGGTGGCTGGCAGGGCCTCAAGGACGCCGCGGCGCAGGAATCCCACTTCCACACCTGGCCGGGCACGGACATCTCCGGCTTCGACTCGCCGTTCTGGTCCGTGGTCGGCATCGTGCTGGGCCTGGGCTTCGTGCTCTCGTTTGGCTACTGGACCACCAACTTCGTCGAGGTCCAGCGCGCCATGGCCTCGGATTCCATCTCCGCCGCCCGCAAGACGCCGATTATCGGCGCCTTCCCGAAGATGTTCATCCCCTTCCTGGTGGTCATTCCCGGCATGGTCGCCTCCGTGCTGATCGCTGACCTGGTGGAGGGTACCGCCGAGCCGAACGACGCCATCCTGCTGCTGATGCGCGACCTGCTGCCCAACGGCCTGCTGGGCGTGGCCATCGCCGGCCTGCTGGCCTCCTTCATGGCGGGTATGGCCGCGAATATCTCCGCGTTCAACACCGTCATCTCCTATGACATCTGGCAGACCTACGTGGTCAAGGACCGCTCGGACGATTACTACCTGCGGTTTGGCCGCTGGGCGACCGTGGGCGCGACCGTCATCGCGATGTTTACCGCGCTGCTGGCGCGCAACTTCGGCAACATCATGGACTACCTGCAAACACTCTTCGGCTTCTTCAACGCGCCGCTGTTTGCCACGTTCATCCTGGGCATGTTCTGGAAGCGGATGACCCCGCACGCCGGCTGGTCCGGACTGACCGCCGGCACGCTGGCCGCCATCGGTTACTGGTACATCGCCAACTTCACCGACGCGACCGCCACGCTGTTCAACCTGCCGGGCCAAGGCACCGCCTTCGTCGCCGCCGGTATCGCCTTTGCCACCGATATCATTGTCTCCGTGGTGGTCACCCTGTTTACCACCCCGAAGCCGGACCACGAGCTGGTCGGCTTCGTCAGCTCCGTCACGCCCAAGGGCCACTTCGAGGACTACACGGAGGCCTCCCTGCCGTGGTACCAGCGCACCGTGCCGCTGGGGATCATCTGCATGGTCCTCGTCATCGTCCTCAACGTCATCTTCGCCTAG
- a CDS encoding response regulator transcription factor produces MTAPIRVLLADDQALLVQALATILNSAPDIEVVATAGNGQEAIEAASAHRCDVAVLDIRMPGTDGIAATRHLLAQPDPPKVVMLTTFDEPALVAEAIAAGAHGFLLKDADPSVLIDAVRTVAAGESVLASKVTGPVLESYRRGLSARDRLSPEQLQGLSLVTQREREVLHLIGQGATNPELARELVLAETTIKTHVSSLLSKLHCRDRVALALLARDLDI; encoded by the coding sequence ATGACCGCCCCAATTCGCGTACTGCTGGCCGACGATCAGGCGCTGCTCGTCCAGGCCCTGGCCACGATCCTCAACTCCGCGCCCGACATCGAGGTCGTGGCCACCGCCGGCAACGGGCAGGAGGCCATCGAAGCCGCCAGCGCACACCGCTGCGACGTCGCGGTCCTGGACATCCGTATGCCCGGCACCGATGGCATCGCGGCAACGCGCCACCTCTTGGCGCAGCCGGATCCGCCCAAGGTCGTCATGCTGACCACCTTCGACGAGCCCGCGCTGGTGGCGGAGGCTATCGCCGCCGGGGCGCACGGCTTCCTGCTCAAGGACGCCGACCCCAGCGTGCTCATCGATGCCGTGCGCACCGTCGCCGCCGGCGAATCCGTGCTGGCCTCCAAGGTCACCGGTCCGGTGCTGGAGTCCTACCGCCGCGGGCTGAGCGCGCGGGACCGCCTGTCCCCGGAGCAGCTGCAGGGCTTGAGCCTGGTCACCCAGCGCGAACGCGAAGTGCTCCACTTGATTGGCCAGGGGGCGACCAACCCGGAGCTGGCCCGCGAGCTGGTCCTCGCGGAGACCACCATCAAGACCCACGTCTCCAGCCTGCTGTCCAAGCTGCACTGCCGCGACCGGGTGGCCCTGGCGTTGCTCGCCCGCGACCTGGACATCTAG
- a CDS encoding ATP-binding cassette domain-containing protein, translated as MHNARDHHQPTEPTLTTPALSCENIHVAFGENSVLRGVDWQVNRGRVHALLGRNGAGKSTLFSAVLGLIAPAAGTVEVLGAPRTTESLRHIGASVNGPAYYGHLSARRNLLVHTTLLGLPDAEADRVLALVGLDSAGKKKAKSFSTGMKARLALAQAMLGSPEILLLDEPQNGLDPQGIADLRGFLRGWADNGGTVVVSSHQLGEVAKLADDATVIAAGRVRYSGPLGELSPAGSLEQEFLRLTQEGASDE; from the coding sequence ATGCACAACGCTAGGGACCACCACCAACCCACCGAACCAACGCTGACCACGCCGGCGCTGTCCTGCGAGAACATCCACGTCGCCTTCGGCGAGAACTCCGTGCTGCGCGGGGTGGACTGGCAAGTTAACCGCGGCCGCGTCCACGCGCTGCTGGGCCGCAACGGGGCCGGCAAGTCCACGCTGTTTTCGGCGGTCCTGGGGCTCATAGCTCCCGCCGCCGGCACCGTGGAGGTGCTGGGCGCTCCCCGCACCACCGAAAGCCTCCGCCACATCGGGGCTTCGGTCAACGGGCCGGCCTACTACGGGCACTTGAGCGCCCGCCGCAACCTGCTGGTCCACACCACGTTGCTGGGACTGCCGGACGCGGAAGCCGACCGGGTCCTGGCGCTCGTGGGGCTGGATTCGGCTGGCAAGAAGAAGGCCAAGAGCTTTTCCACCGGCATGAAAGCCCGGCTGGCGCTGGCCCAGGCCATGCTGGGCTCGCCCGAGATCCTGCTGCTGGATGAGCCACAGAACGGCCTAGATCCGCAGGGTATAGCCGATCTGCGCGGCTTCCTGCGCGGTTGGGCCGACAACGGCGGCACGGTGGTGGTCAGCTCCCACCAGCTGGGTGAGGTCGCCAAACTGGCTGACGATGCTACCGTCATCGCCGCCGGGCGCGTGCGCTACAGCGGCCCGCTGGGCGAGCTCTCCCCCGCCGGGAGCCTGGAGCAGGAGTTCCTCCGGCTCACCCAGGAGGGAGCTTCCGATGAATAG
- a CDS encoding amidohydrolase: MTTSGTVPENLQVLFAALDATRAEREELYTWFHQHPELSMQEEHTAARVKEELRAYGCAVLSLAGTGRVGILRNGDGPTVLFRADMDALPIAEDSGLEYAVAKERGLMHACGHDFHTACLLGATRAYAAHPEAWSGTLIALFQPGEEAGGGAQKMVDDGLADKIPQPDVALAQHVGPFAPDYAMTTRPGALMAEATNWKITVYGRGGHGSQPHLSTDAVVLAANIITRLQTVIAREFDPQQMGILTVGSVHAGASSNSIAESAQLGINTRAMSPEATEQIVAALKRIVRAECLASQSPREPEFELLDAVPPVRNDESTTARVVDSFTEFFGADAVYGDMAPLTGSEDFSIIPHALSVPYCYWCWGGFPATEAAPANHSPAFNPALQPTLDTGTRYAIAGIGIWLAQARD, encoded by the coding sequence ATGACAACTAGCGGAACTGTACCGGAGAACCTGCAGGTCCTCTTCGCCGCTCTGGACGCCACGCGCGCCGAGCGTGAGGAGCTCTACACCTGGTTCCACCAGCACCCGGAGCTGTCCATGCAGGAAGAGCACACAGCCGCGCGGGTCAAGGAAGAGCTACGCGCCTACGGCTGCGCGGTCTTAAGCCTCGCCGGCACCGGCCGGGTGGGCATCCTGCGCAACGGCGACGGCCCGACGGTGCTGTTCCGGGCCGACATGGACGCCCTGCCCATCGCGGAGGACTCCGGCCTCGAGTACGCGGTCGCCAAGGAGCGCGGGCTCATGCACGCCTGCGGGCACGACTTCCACACCGCCTGCCTGCTGGGGGCTACCCGCGCCTATGCCGCCCACCCAGAGGCCTGGTCGGGCACGCTCATCGCCTTGTTCCAGCCGGGCGAGGAGGCCGGCGGCGGCGCGCAGAAGATGGTCGACGACGGGCTCGCGGATAAGATCCCGCAGCCAGACGTGGCCCTGGCCCAGCACGTCGGGCCGTTCGCTCCCGACTACGCGATGACCACGCGCCCCGGCGCGCTCATGGCGGAGGCCACCAACTGGAAAATCACCGTCTACGGCCGCGGCGGGCACGGCTCCCAGCCGCACCTGAGCACCGACGCGGTAGTACTCGCCGCCAATATCATCACGCGGCTGCAGACAGTCATCGCCCGGGAATTCGATCCGCAGCAGATGGGGATCCTGACCGTCGGCTCGGTCCACGCCGGCGCCTCGTCGAATTCCATCGCCGAGTCGGCCCAGCTGGGTATCAACACGCGCGCGATGTCGCCTGAGGCCACCGAGCAGATCGTCGCGGCCCTCAAGCGCATTGTCCGCGCCGAGTGCCTGGCCTCGCAGTCCCCGCGCGAGCCCGAGTTCGAGCTGCTGGACGCCGTCCCGCCCGTGCGCAACGACGAGTCCACCACCGCGCGGGTGGTGGACTCCTTTACTGAGTTTTTCGGCGCCGACGCCGTCTACGGCGACATGGCGCCGCTGACCGGATCGGAGGATTTCTCCATCATCCCGCACGCTTTGTCCGTGCCCTACTGTTACTGGTGCTGGGGCGGTTTCCCGGCCACGGAGGCAGCCCCTGCCAACCACTCCCCGGCGTTCAACCCGGCGCTACAGCCGACCCTGGATACCGGCACCCGCTACGCCATCGCCGGCATCGGCATCTGGCTCGCCCAGGCGCGGGACTAG
- the galT gene encoding galactose-1-phosphate uridylyltransferase: protein MSKAHVSVTQAQLADGRDIFYFDDRPHAEGERVLTDPRDLPQVQPTSEMRRDPLTGDWVAFAAHRMSRTFMPPANENPLAPSRPGGLPTEVPSPTYDVVVFENRFPSFSLAAEAGPDFEYDVDSMGLVPRRPAHARCEVVCFTEDAHTSFKDLPVSRIRTVIEAWAHRTEALAAIEGVQQVFPFENRGEEIGVTLQHPHGQIYSYPFLSPRLKAMVNRSREYRKETGGDLFADVLERERAAGTRIIAETEHFTAFVPAAAKWPVEAMVMPNTPARDFRDLNDAQRDDLAALLKKLYTAVDEFFEGIERTPYIAGWNLAPVDPATCGTVRMHLQLFSLMRSPNRMKFLAGSESAQGVWINDTTPEAIAARFQEVWPRD from the coding sequence ATGTCGAAAGCACATGTTTCAGTCACGCAAGCCCAGCTGGCGGACGGCCGGGACATCTTCTATTTCGATGACCGCCCGCACGCCGAGGGAGAGCGCGTGTTGACCGACCCGCGCGACTTGCCGCAGGTGCAGCCGACCTCGGAGATGCGCCGGGACCCGTTGACCGGGGACTGGGTCGCCTTCGCCGCCCACCGCATGAGCCGCACGTTCATGCCGCCGGCCAACGAGAACCCGCTGGCGCCGTCGCGCCCGGGCGGCCTGCCCACGGAGGTCCCGTCGCCGACCTACGACGTCGTGGTCTTTGAAAACCGCTTTCCGTCCTTCTCCCTGGCTGCGGAGGCCGGCCCGGATTTCGAATACGACGTGGACTCGATGGGACTGGTCCCGCGTCGGCCGGCCCACGCGCGCTGCGAGGTGGTCTGCTTCACCGAGGACGCGCACACCTCCTTCAAGGACCTGCCGGTGAGCCGCATCCGTACCGTCATCGAGGCCTGGGCCCACCGGACGGAGGCGCTGGCCGCCATCGAGGGGGTCCAGCAGGTCTTCCCCTTTGAAAACCGCGGGGAGGAAATCGGCGTGACCCTCCAGCACCCGCACGGGCAGATCTATTCCTACCCGTTCCTCTCGCCCCGGCTGAAGGCGATGGTCAACCGCTCGCGGGAGTACCGGAAAGAAACCGGCGGGGATCTCTTCGCCGACGTGCTAGAGCGCGAGCGCGCCGCTGGCACCCGAATCATCGCTGAGACCGAGCACTTCACCGCCTTCGTCCCGGCCGCGGCCAAGTGGCCGGTCGAGGCCATGGTCATGCCCAACACCCCGGCCCGGGACTTCCGGGATCTCAACGACGCCCAGCGCGACGACCTGGCCGCGTTGCTCAAGAAGCTGTATACCGCGGTGGATGAGTTCTTCGAGGGAATCGAGCGGACCCCGTACATCGCCGGCTGGAACCTGGCGCCGGTGGACCCGGCCACCTGCGGCACGGTGCGGATGCACCTGCAGCTGTTTTCGCTCATGCGCTCGCCGAACCGCATGAAGTTTTTGGCGGGCTCTGAATCCGCGCAGGGCGTGTGGATCAATGACACCACGCCGGAAGCCATCGCCGCCCGCTTCCAGGAGGTCTGGCCGCGTGACTAA
- the galK gene encoding galactokinase: MTNLNWLPRRSDAALADAAEDLFAKEFSAPPAGVWAAPGRVNLIGEHIDYAGGASIPFALEHNTAVAVAPRTDGQLRLVSAQPGQAEPARFEIPLAQVGPGNPASWAGYIAGTVWAGLESGAIAECTGLDIAVVSDVPVGSGLSSSAALECSVAVAAYELAAGRQPDDAARKELAQACIRAENEVVGASTGGLDQNASLLCTRGKALALDFATGAVERVPFDIQARDLVLLIADTNAPHTLSDGQYASRRGLIDDVQRALAPGGNGTIRDIQAATGDAVAAARAWATDNAAGDQALDPDLVARRVAHVVEETQRTLEANCALQDGDFDTFRVLMRDSHVSLRDKYEVTTQELDQAFTAAGEVGARMTGGGFGGAVIVLIPRDEVDATAHAIAAAAADAGFPEPSFLLAEPGAGARRLR, translated from the coding sequence GTGACTAATCTCAACTGGTTGCCGCGCCGCAGCGACGCCGCGCTGGCCGATGCCGCCGAGGACCTCTTCGCTAAGGAGTTTTCCGCCCCGCCGGCCGGGGTGTGGGCCGCGCCGGGCCGGGTCAACCTCATTGGCGAGCACATCGACTACGCCGGTGGGGCCTCCATCCCCTTCGCGCTGGAGCACAACACCGCCGTGGCGGTGGCCCCGCGGACCGACGGGCAGCTGCGCCTGGTCTCCGCGCAGCCGGGCCAGGCCGAACCGGCGCGGTTTGAAATCCCGCTGGCGCAGGTAGGCCCCGGCAACCCGGCCAGCTGGGCCGGCTACATCGCTGGCACCGTCTGGGCGGGGCTGGAATCCGGCGCGATCGCCGAGTGCACAGGCCTGGACATCGCGGTCGTCTCCGACGTACCGGTGGGCTCGGGCCTGTCCAGCTCCGCGGCGCTGGAGTGCTCCGTGGCCGTGGCGGCTTACGAGCTGGCCGCGGGCCGCCAGCCCGACGACGCGGCGCGCAAGGAGCTGGCGCAGGCCTGCATCCGGGCCGAAAACGAGGTCGTGGGCGCGTCCACCGGCGGGCTGGATCAGAACGCGAGCCTGCTGTGCACCCGTGGCAAGGCCCTGGCCCTGGACTTTGCCACCGGCGCGGTGGAACGCGTGCCCTTCGACATCCAGGCGCGCGACCTGGTGCTGCTCATCGCGGACACGAACGCCCCGCACACCTTGAGCGACGGGCAGTACGCCTCCCGCCGCGGGCTTATCGACGACGTGCAGCGCGCCCTCGCGCCCGGTGGCAACGGAACGATCCGTGACATCCAGGCCGCCACGGGCGATGCCGTCGCCGCCGCCCGCGCCTGGGCCACCGACAACGCGGCCGGGGATCAAGCCCTCGACCCGGATCTCGTGGCCCGCCGCGTGGCGCACGTGGTCGAGGAAACGCAGCGCACCCTGGAGGCCAACTGCGCCCTACAGGACGGCGACTTCGACACCTTCCGGGTGCTCATGCGCGATTCCCACGTGAGCCTGCGCGACAAATACGAGGTCACCACCCAGGAGCTCGACCAGGCCTTTACTGCGGCCGGCGAGGTGGGCGCGCGTATGACCGGCGGCGGCTTCGGCGGCGCGGTCATCGTGCTCATCCCGCGCGACGAGGTGGACGCGACCGCCCACGCCATCGCTGCGGCGGCTGCCGATGCCGGCTTCCCGGAGCCGTCCTTCCTGCTCGCCGAGCCCGGCGCCGGCGCCCGCCGCCTGCGCTAG
- a CDS encoding sensor histidine kinase: MKHLTQPARRGLRAGDIALGVVASVLAAAYVLMALPHTSGSDIAWAVLSVGFAAFMFVWRSRPRLSACAFLVLLGGWAAVFLWALPENSGITPWIVTAPMAVAVVARYERNRLFARGILTAFAAGSFLSPLMWTWDEALVLHYRTGLDIIVTVAVHWLVLGFAYVVGTRYRARETERSLREAARQEQLRAAREEERLHLAREIHDALAHSLTLIKVQADAGLIASQSDPQQAQQALGQVRDSTAGALRDVRDIVGMLRDDSPVLPSTKQQLRPGPQIEDLPAVVNKFRDAGLRITAELPAEGTARDRSIATVTQLAIDRIVTEALNNVVRHQGPRSSAHVSLSLNTTDAAVTVSSTAASPAGNVSSPAQCAEGTGTGLAGLRERVRMLGGSFSAEHCGAEFVVTARLPLRPDSEES, translated from the coding sequence ATGAAGCACCTCACCCAACCTGCCCGCCGCGGACTCCGCGCAGGCGATATCGCCTTGGGCGTTGTAGCTAGCGTCCTAGCCGCCGCGTACGTGCTCATGGCGCTGCCGCACACGTCTGGCAGTGATATTGCCTGGGCGGTGCTGTCTGTAGGCTTTGCGGCATTCATGTTCGTCTGGCGTTCACGGCCGCGGCTGAGCGCCTGCGCGTTCCTAGTCTTGCTGGGCGGCTGGGCCGCGGTTTTCCTCTGGGCCTTGCCGGAAAACTCCGGGATTACGCCGTGGATTGTTACCGCGCCAATGGCGGTCGCCGTCGTGGCGCGCTACGAGCGCAATCGTCTCTTCGCACGCGGCATCCTCACAGCCTTCGCGGCCGGGTCTTTCCTATCGCCCCTGATGTGGACGTGGGACGAGGCTCTCGTGCTGCACTACCGCACCGGGCTGGACATCATCGTCACCGTGGCGGTCCACTGGCTGGTCCTCGGCTTTGCCTACGTCGTCGGTACCCGCTACCGCGCACGCGAGACCGAGCGGAGCCTTCGGGAGGCCGCCCGCCAGGAGCAGCTGCGCGCGGCGCGGGAGGAAGAAAGGCTGCACCTGGCCCGCGAAATCCACGACGCTCTGGCCCACTCCCTCACCCTGATCAAGGTGCAGGCGGATGCGGGCCTTATCGCCTCCCAGTCCGATCCCCAGCAGGCCCAGCAGGCCCTAGGCCAGGTTCGGGATTCGACGGCCGGCGCGCTGCGCGACGTCCGAGACATCGTGGGCATGCTGCGGGATGACTCCCCTGTCCTTCCGTCCACGAAGCAGCAGTTACGCCCCGGCCCCCAGATCGAGGACCTGCCCGCAGTGGTGAACAAGTTCCGTGATGCTGGCCTGCGCATCACGGCCGAGCTGCCCGCCGAAGGGACCGCGCGCGACAGGTCGATCGCCACGGTCACCCAGCTGGCCATAGACCGGATTGTGACGGAGGCCCTCAACAACGTCGTACGCCACCAGGGCCCGCGCAGTTCCGCCCACGTCTCCCTCTCGCTGAACACCACCGACGCTGCTGTCACCGTCTCCTCCACCGCCGCGTCGCCGGCAGGCAATGTTTCCAGCCCCGCGCAGTGTGCCGAGGGCACCGGCACGGGCCTGGCCGGTCTGCGCGAAAGGGTCCGGATGCTGGGTGGTAGCTTTAGCGCCGAACACTGCGGCGCCGAATTCGTCGTGACCGCTCGCCTGCCCCTGCGACCTGACTCGGAGGAATCATGA